The DNA region TACTGTCAATGAAGATTCTGGTTGATTCCGGGTGACGCATAAGATAATTGGGAATTAAGTGCGATATCGCCGGAATTATCTGTTTAGTCTGAATATTATTTAATCTTTTAATCTTTCACAAACTTAATTCACAATTCAATGCCTGACACCATTGAATTCATGTTCATGTTCCCATGTTTTTTTGTTTGACACTATGCCTTTAATATTTTAGTATACCCATGAGAAAGGAGGGAGAGATATGCAAGAAGTAATAAAGGCAATTTATGAAGATGGTGTAATAAAAAACTGGGTCTTCTCCAAAGTGAGTGGGTGATTTATGTCTCATTTAGCATATAAGTTATTATTTTTAGACGGAGATACGCCTAATCCCAAAACCCGTAATGAAGCACTGTTTTTATTTCCCCTCTCTTGACTGGAGGGCTATAATTATTCCCCTTCCTTAATCTCTCCCCCACTAGCAGGGGGAGGCAGGAGGGGGTAAGGGGAGGGTGATATAAACAATTCTCCCTTATTACCGCTAAGACTTCATTTGTATTTTG from Nitrospirota bacterium includes:
- a CDS encoding DUF559 domain-containing protein; translation: GGQHAAEKDKDIEREAYLQRFGFKIIRFWNNEVLQNTNEVLAVIRENCLYHPPLTPSCLPLLVGERLRKGNNYSPPVKRGEIKTVLHYGFWD